In a genomic window of Cytobacillus sp. FSL H8-0458:
- a CDS encoding LysM peptidoglycan-binding domain-containing protein — protein MKDYIRRFFIAGIMALCVSLLFLGGKHSKAAEPKISELTEHWVWPADGVITDTYGTRSGQHKGIDIAGDSGSPVYAADSGIVSRSYYSQTYGNVIFIKHNNQTETVYAHLNKRLSAEGEKVALGQKIGLMGSTGDSSGVHLHFEIHAQAWTADKINAVDPSVAFGMGEVGQAVNAAVRTENAREVSARPSNFNSGQITNYSGETYHIVKTGETLWTIAAHYNLQPGDIADLNNINPDHIFTGQKLLIKPGKFSEYTVKQGDTLTSIAKMHDTTAEAIKEVNNANSDVIKIGQILIINKN, from the coding sequence ATGAAGGATTACATAAGGCGTTTCTTTATCGCAGGAATAATGGCTCTTTGTGTGAGTCTGCTATTTCTGGGAGGGAAGCATTCTAAAGCTGCTGAGCCAAAAATTTCTGAGTTGACAGAGCATTGGGTGTGGCCGGCAGATGGTGTTATTACGGACACGTATGGGACAAGAAGTGGTCAGCATAAGGGCATTGATATTGCCGGAGATTCCGGTTCTCCGGTTTATGCCGCTGACTCTGGAATTGTGTCCAGGTCGTATTACTCTCAAACATACGGAAATGTGATATTTATTAAACATAACAACCAAACTGAAACAGTATACGCCCATCTGAATAAACGATTATCTGCTGAAGGTGAAAAAGTTGCGCTCGGACAGAAGATCGGATTGATGGGAAGCACGGGTGACTCTTCAGGAGTCCATCTTCATTTTGAAATACATGCGCAGGCATGGACAGCTGATAAAATAAATGCAGTTGATCCTTCTGTGGCATTCGGCATGGGAGAAGTTGGACAAGCTGTAAATGCAGCGGTAAGAACTGAAAACGCACGTGAAGTTTCAGCCAGGCCGTCTAATTTTAATTCGGGGCAAATAACAAATTATTCCGGGGAAACCTACCATATAGTTAAAACCGGGGAAACATTATGGACCATCGCTGCACACTATAATCTGCAGCCCGGTGATATTGCCGATCTAAATAATATTAATCCTGATCACATTTTTACAGGTCAAAAGCTGCTGATAAAACCCGGCAAATTTAGCGAATACACTGTTAAACAAGGCGATACATTAACTTCTATAGCGAAAATGCATGATACAACAGCAGAAGCTATTAAAGAGGTAAACAATGCAAATTCAGATGTTATCAAAATTGGACAAATTCTAATCATTAACAAAAATTAG
- a CDS encoding histidinol-phosphatase encodes MLTDYHNHLENGTLSLDYLKKFTDAAARKGIESFGISEHAYHFFQTADILQNPWVNERRFYDMKDYVKVFQEAWGNNIDVKMSIEMDYTPGKHDEMAKFINSYSFDYVIGSIHWVGDFGIDLAEFRKEWDKRDLYEVYRKYFDQVVTLAQSNLFDIVGHLDLVKIFKYVPQDEEFLLEQYDRAANALSESKTCVEISTAGLRKPVGELYPDKRLLQKCYDKNIPIVLSSDAHFPEHVGADFDKAIALAKEVGYQSIMTFSKGERKEYPLG; translated from the coding sequence ATGCTTACAGACTATCATAACCATCTTGAAAATGGCACGCTAAGCCTGGACTATTTAAAAAAATTCACAGATGCTGCAGCCCGGAAAGGGATTGAATCTTTTGGCATCTCGGAGCATGCATATCATTTCTTTCAGACAGCAGACATTCTGCAAAATCCATGGGTAAACGAAAGGCGCTTTTATGATATGAAAGACTATGTGAAAGTTTTTCAAGAAGCGTGGGGTAATAATATAGATGTAAAAATGTCAATCGAAATGGACTACACGCCGGGCAAGCATGATGAAATGGCGAAGTTTATTAACAGTTACTCATTTGATTATGTAATTGGATCCATTCATTGGGTTGGAGATTTCGGCATAGATCTTGCTGAGTTTAGAAAAGAATGGGATAAACGGGATCTTTATGAAGTATATCGGAAATATTTTGATCAAGTGGTTACACTGGCCCAATCAAATTTATTTGATATTGTAGGCCATTTAGACCTCGTGAAAATTTTTAAATATGTGCCCCAGGATGAAGAATTTTTGCTGGAGCAGTACGATCGTGCAGCCAATGCATTGTCAGAATCCAAGACATGTGTTGAAATCAGCACAGCCGGTCTGCGAAAGCCAGTCGGTGAATTATACCCGGACAAACGGCTCCTGCAGAAATGCTATGATAAAAATATCCCGATTGTACTTTCATCTGATGCGCACTTTCCTGAACATGTAGGTGCCGATTTTGATAAGGCGATTGCTCTGGCAAAAGAAGTCGGATATCAGTCCATCATGACTTTTTCCAAAGGAGAAAGAAAGGAATATCCGCTTGGATAA
- a CDS encoding ECF transporter S component produces MKKLNIKSMVAIGMLSSISYVLMLLNFPIPPFPQFLMIDFSDIPALIAALIFGPAAGILVELIKNILDYFMTGSATGVPVGHIANFAAGILFVLPTYYVYRKLKTKKGMTFGLVIGTMVMAVIMSVLNYLVILPAYTFFLNFPAMSAPEMRTMIVTGILPFNILKGLIISIVFMLIFTRMRTWVEKQAVMKSAA; encoded by the coding sequence TTGAAAAAACTTAATATCAAATCAATGGTTGCCATCGGAATGCTAAGCAGCATCTCTTACGTATTAATGCTGCTCAATTTTCCAATTCCTCCGTTTCCGCAATTTTTAATGATTGACTTCAGCGATATTCCTGCATTAATCGCAGCGTTAATCTTTGGACCGGCGGCAGGAATATTAGTGGAGCTTATTAAAAATATTCTTGATTACTTCATGACAGGGAGTGCAACAGGTGTACCTGTCGGACATATTGCAAACTTTGCGGCAGGCATTTTGTTCGTCTTGCCTACTTATTATGTATACAGAAAGCTGAAGACCAAAAAAGGCATGACGTTTGGGCTCGTAATCGGCACCATGGTGATGGCTGTTATTATGAGTGTGCTTAATTACCTTGTCATTCTGCCGGCATATACTTTCTTCCTGAATTTCCCGGCAATGTCAGCGCCTGAAATGAGAACAATGATTGTGACAGGGATTTTGCCATTCAATATTTTAAAAGGACTTATTATTTCAATTGTTTTCATGCTGATTTTTACACGCATGAGAACCTGGGTGGAAAAGCAGGCTGTAATGAAAAGCGCAGCATAA
- a CDS encoding ferredoxin yields MAKYTIVDKETCIACGACGAAAPDIYDYDDEGIAFVTLDDNQGIVEIPDVLIDDMMDAFEGCPTDSIKVADDAFDGDPLKYE; encoded by the coding sequence ATGGCAAAGTATACAATTGTTGACAAAGAAACATGCATTGCATGTGGAGCTTGCGGCGCAGCTGCACCGGACATTTATGATTATGATGATGAAGGCATCGCATTTGTTACCCTTGATGATAACCAGGGTATCGTTGAGATTCCAGATGTATTAATTGACGATATGATGGATGCATTCGAAGGCTGCCCAACCGATTCAATCAAAGTTGCTGATGACGCTTTTGATGGCGACCCGCTTAAATACGAATAA
- a CDS encoding helix-turn-helix domain-containing protein — MHRSYLKTVIMYCVKELQGQRTIYSILHLMNGKKSSQTIQDAHLFQLTPLFRTFGNLSRGVLDHLAEEIINSSWMTSIDEKHYILTAEGKKELERSLLECPIPSSLNGWLYHSTGELFWERITLLIQVISHLNNNNVKYLPIQRKRDVHEWLKDFLRTSGFARNEVGAMLYRELGQSLEELSDINPAVLTLRLTGYNRIGLTAVQASEQLGISQDYYHHQFLGAIHHILERARENPAKYPLINKIVSDAGNEVQLTLSAQKTYTLLKQGLDLDDIAKMRRLKKSTIEDHVVEVALNDSGFNITRYVSEAKQKLIIHAASSADSLQLKQIRQIVPESDYFEIRLVMAKLGEGQ, encoded by the coding sequence ATGCATAGATCATATTTGAAAACTGTAATAATGTACTGTGTTAAAGAATTACAGGGGCAAAGAACTATATATTCCATTTTACATTTGATGAATGGGAAAAAGTCTTCCCAGACCATCCAAGATGCTCATTTATTTCAATTAACCCCACTTTTTCGCACCTTTGGAAATTTAAGCAGGGGAGTTCTGGACCATCTTGCAGAAGAAATCATAAACAGCAGCTGGATGACTTCCATTGATGAAAAGCATTACATTTTGACTGCAGAAGGGAAGAAAGAACTGGAAAGATCTCTTTTAGAATGTCCAATTCCTTCATCATTAAACGGATGGCTGTATCATAGTACAGGTGAATTGTTTTGGGAGAGGATTACTCTTTTAATTCAGGTAATATCACATTTAAATAACAATAATGTAAAATACCTTCCTATCCAAAGGAAAAGAGATGTTCATGAATGGCTGAAAGACTTTCTGAGAACATCGGGATTTGCCCGCAATGAAGTTGGGGCTATGCTGTACAGGGAACTTGGCCAGTCCCTCGAAGAGCTAAGTGATATTAATCCTGCTGTGCTGACATTGAGGCTGACAGGCTATAACCGTATTGGCCTCACAGCTGTTCAGGCTTCAGAACAGCTCGGAATCAGTCAGGATTATTACCACCATCAGTTCCTTGGAGCTATTCACCATATACTGGAAAGAGCAAGAGAAAATCCTGCCAAATATCCGCTTATCAATAAGATCGTGAGCGATGCAGGAAATGAAGTTCAACTGACATTGTCTGCCCAAAAGACTTACACACTGTTAAAACAGGGACTGGATTTGGATGATATTGCTAAAATGAGAAGATTGAAAAAAAGTACCATTGAGGATCATGTTGTGGAAGTGGCGTTAAACGACAGTGGATTTAATATCACTCGTTATGTCTCAGAGGCTAAACAGAAACTGATCATTCATGCAGCCAGCAGTGCTGATTCATTGCAATTAAAGCAAATACGTCAAATAGTGCCTGAATCCGATTATTTTGAAATCAGATTAGTAATGGCAAAGCTTGGAGAGGGACAATGA
- a CDS encoding RecQ family ATP-dependent DNA helicase, giving the protein MRLEALLQSKFGYPAFRPGQKEIIESVLAGRNTVAMLPTGTGKSLCYQLPGYMIEGQVIIISPLLSLMQDQAEQLMMNGEKKVIAFNSFLSRTEKRQALINLNQYKFIFISPEMLYYESVLTQLKKLRIALFVVDEAHCISQWGYDFRPDYLKLGEVRQKIGNPVTLALTATATREVKADIKKSLGILDCSEFIFSVDRPNIALTVEKAENYRVKTERLVELAESLKGPGIIYFSSKKMAEQTADLLREKGAKRVMAYHGGMDNESRILVQQQFIHGQLELICATSAFGMGINKDNIRYVIHFHMPLQIESYLQEIGRAGRDGKQSIAIMLYAPGDEQLPLQIAENELPDRSQIDWISDWMEENPNAIMNISAYEEQIKQRSGLTDIQWRIFYDFFERKNKSGLGFKRILQEMNGYCEDRIKFKRNSIEEVYRWIHKKNCRRENILSCFDEKKNTSVQFCCDICGLQIENFTRNTKSDNQDKTFYDWKNHLEYLLIPGE; this is encoded by the coding sequence ATGAGACTGGAAGCACTATTGCAAAGCAAATTTGGATATCCTGCCTTCAGGCCTGGACAAAAGGAAATTATTGAATCCGTGCTCGCAGGCAGAAATACTGTTGCCATGCTGCCAACAGGTACAGGTAAATCCCTTTGCTATCAGCTGCCGGGATATATGATTGAAGGCCAGGTGATTATTATTTCTCCTTTGCTGTCCCTGATGCAGGATCAGGCCGAACAGCTTATGATGAATGGGGAAAAAAAGGTGATAGCATTCAATTCTTTTTTATCCCGCACAGAAAAAAGACAGGCATTAATTAACCTGAACCAGTATAAGTTTATCTTTATTTCTCCTGAAATGCTTTATTATGAATCAGTACTAACTCAGCTGAAAAAATTGCGCATAGCTTTATTTGTTGTTGATGAGGCTCATTGCATCTCCCAATGGGGATATGATTTCAGGCCTGATTATCTAAAGCTTGGCGAAGTGAGACAAAAGATAGGAAACCCCGTTACACTTGCTTTAACTGCCACAGCTACCCGTGAAGTTAAAGCAGATATAAAAAAGTCACTCGGCATACTGGACTGCAGCGAATTTATTTTCTCGGTTGACCGTCCTAATATTGCACTGACTGTAGAAAAGGCAGAAAATTACCGTGTAAAAACAGAGAGGCTCGTGGAGCTTGCGGAGAGCCTTAAGGGTCCTGGCATTATATATTTTTCCAGCAAAAAAATGGCTGAACAAACAGCCGATCTGCTGAGGGAAAAAGGAGCTAAAAGAGTGATGGCTTATCATGGGGGAATGGATAATGAAAGCCGCATCCTTGTGCAGCAGCAGTTTATCCACGGCCAACTCGAGCTTATTTGCGCTACAAGCGCCTTTGGCATGGGAATTAATAAAGATAATATCCGGTATGTGATACACTTTCATATGCCTCTTCAAATTGAATCTTACTTGCAGGAAATTGGACGGGCGGGGAGAGATGGAAAACAAAGTATTGCTATTATGCTCTATGCACCGGGTGATGAGCAGCTTCCTCTGCAGATTGCAGAAAATGAATTACCTGACAGGTCTCAAATCGATTGGATCAGCGACTGGATGGAAGAAAACCCGAATGCGATCATGAATATCAGTGCTTATGAAGAGCAAATTAAGCAGCGTTCCGGTTTAACAGATATTCAATGGAGAATATTTTATGATTTTTTTGAACGGAAAAACAAATCTGGACTGGGTTTTAAAAGGATTCTGCAGGAAATGAATGGGTACTGCGAAGACAGAATCAAATTTAAAAGAAATAGCATTGAGGAAGTATACAGATGGATTCACAAGAAAAATTGCCGGAGAGAGAATATACTTTCCTGCTTTGATGAGAAAAAAAATACCTCAGTTCAATTCTGCTGTGATATATGCGGTTTGCAAATTGAAAATTTCACAAGAAACACAAAATCAGATAATCAGGATAAAACGTTCTATGATTGGAAAAATCATTTAGAATATCTCCTGATTCCAGGTGAGTGA